One segment of Sylvia atricapilla isolate bSylAtr1 chromosome 8, bSylAtr1.pri, whole genome shotgun sequence DNA contains the following:
- the ACADSB gene encoding short/branched chain specific acyl-CoA dehydrogenase, mitochondrial, whose product MAAAAGAWLRGCAKLRRHMPAHLAPWRVSPCVFRSSKSELQPNLASDGLVCAPLQTFTEEEAMLKDMVSKFAQEKVAPFVQKMDEKAKMEDSIVQGLFEQGLMSIELGEEYGGTGASFFSIILAVEELAKVDPAVALVCELQNTLTNKLFTTYGTEEQKRTYLPRVSKDTLGSFCLSEAGSGSDAFSLKTRAEKKGDYYIINGSKMWISLAEDAGVFFVMANTDPSLGYRGITCFIVDRNTEGLQVGKKEDKLGIRACSTCPVTFDNVKVPESNILGQVGQGYKYAIGMLNTGRIGIAAQMLGLAQGCFDRTVPYTKERVQFGKTVFDFQGMQHQIAQVATQLEAARLLTYNAARLAEAGRPAIKEASMAKYFTAEVATLTTSKCIEWMGGVGFTKNYPIEKYYRDCKIGTIYEGTSNIQLSTIAKFLAQEY is encoded by the exons atggcggcggcggcgggagctTGGCTGAGGGGCTGCGCGAAG CTGAGAAGACACATGCCAGCACACTTGGCTCCTTGGAGGGTTTCTCCCTGTGTTTTCAGATCCTCCAAATCAGAGCTCCAACCAAATCTAGCCAGTGATGGACTTGTCTGTGCTCCACTTCAAACGTTCACTGAAGAGGAGGCCATGCTGAAAGACATGG TGTCCAAATTTGCCCAGGAAAAAGTTGCACCTTTCGTGCAAAAAATGGACGAGAAGGCGAAAATGGAAGACTCCATCGTGCAGGGATTGTTTGAACAAGGG CTGATGAGTATTGAGCTTGGGGAGGAATATGGAGGAACTGgagcttcatttttttcaatcaTATTGGCAGTGGAAGAATTGGCCAAAGTTGATCCAGCCGTGGCTCTTGTGTGTGAACTCCAAAACACTCTAACAAATAAGTTGTTTACCACCTATGgaacagaagaacaaaagagAACTTACCTGCCCAGGGTGTCTAAAGATACA CTAGGGAGTTTCTGTCTTTCAGAGGCTGGGTCTGGCAGTGATGCTTTTTCCTTGAAGACTCgagctgaaaagaaaggagaCTACTACATTATCAATGGCTCCAAGATGTGGATTAGCTTAGCAGAAGATGCAGGAGTTTTCTTTGTCATGGCAAATACAGACCCATCCTTA GGCTACAGAGGGATTACATGCTTCATAGTGGATCGGAacacagaggggctgcaggtggggaaAAAGGAGGACAAGCTGGGAATCAGAGCATGTTCCACCTGCCCAGTCACCTTTGACAACGTGAAG gttCCTGAGAGCAATATCCTGGGACAAGTTGGACAAGGCTATAAGTATGCCATTGGAATGCTCAATACTGGCAGGATAGGGATTGCTGCACAG aTGTTGGGACTAGCCCAGGGGTGTTTTGACCGTACAGTTCCCTACACAAAGGAGAGAGTCCAGTTCGGGAAAACTGTCTTTGATTTCCAG GGGATGCAGCACCAGATTGCCCAGGTGGCCACGCAGCTGGAGGCAGCCCGGCTGCTGACCTACAACGCGGCGCGGCTGGCGGAGGCGGGCAGGCCGGCCATCAAGGAGGCCAGCATGGCCAAGTACTTCACTGCTGAG GTTGCAACACTGACAACCAGTAAATGTATTGAATGGATGGGAGGTGTTGGATTCACCAAAAATTACCCAATAGAGAAGTACTACCGTGACTGCAAGATAG GTACAATATATGAAGGAACTTCAAATATCCAGTTGAGCACAATTGCAAAATTCTTAGCACAGGAGTACTGA